GATCATCGACGGTCAGCTCGTCTCCGGAACCATCGACAAGAAGGCGATCGGTGCCTTCGACGGTCAGATTCTGCACCGTATCATCCGCCAGTACGGCCTTAAGCGGGGAGCGCAGTTCATCGACGACGTGACGAAGCTTTCGATCCGCGGTATCATGATCGAAGGGTTCAGTTTCGGTATCGACGACGAAGACCTGACCAAGACGGAATACGGTCAGATCGACGAGGTGCTGAAGAACGCGCTCCTCGATGTCGAGCGGCGGATCAAGATCTACAACGAAGGCCAGCTTGAGCCCATGCCGGGGCGGACGCTCGACGAGACGCTCGAGATGCAGATCATGCAGGTGCTCGGCAAAGCCCGTGACCGTACGGGTGAGATTGCCGGAAGGCACCTCGGCCTTGGGAACAGCGCCGTCGTGATGGCCGTCTCCGGTGCTCGTGGCTCCATGCTGAACCTGACCCAGATGGCAGGCTGTCTCGGGCAGCAGTCGGTGCGTGGCGAACGGATTGTGCGTGGCTACGAGGAGCGGACGCTGCCGCACTTCAAGCGGGGCGACCGTGGTGCGGGCGCTCACGGGTTCATCGCCAACAGTTACAAGAGCGGCCTATCCCCGACCGAGTTCTTCTTCCACGCTATCGGTGGTCGTGAAGGTCTTGTGGATACGGCCGTCCGAACGTCGCAGAGTGGTTACCTGCAGCGCCGTATGGTCAATGCCCTGCAGGATCTGAAGGTGGCCTACGACGGTACCGTCAGGACAACCGGCGGCAGAATCATCCAGTTCAAGTACGGCGAAGACGGTACCGACCCGTCGCGCAGCAGCAGCGGCGACCCGGTCGACGTGAAAGGTATTGTGGAGAGCGTGCTCAAGGAGGAAGTCTGATGAACGGGGATATGGAGAGACGTATTGACGAGGCCGATCTGCCCGTCAAGACGAAAGAAGATTTAAAAAAGAGCCTTATAGGCAAAGATGTCTCCGAAGAGCAGTTCACCTGGATCCTCGAGATGGTCTTCGCAGAGTACCGGAAGACCAGGATCGAGCCCTGCGAGGCAGTGGGAGTCATTGCCGCCCAGTCGATCGGCGAGCCCGGAACGCAGATGACGATGCGTACGTTCCACTATGCGGGTGTGGCTGAGATCAACGTTACGCTCGGGCTTCCCCGTCTCATCGAGATCATGGATGCCCGGCGTGAGCCGAGCACCCCGACGATGGCAGTATACCTTCTGGAAGACTGGGCGTTCAACCGTGACCGTGCGAGGGAGGTCAGCTGGCAGATCGAGGCTGCCCCGCTCCACGAGTTCGGCGACATCACCATCGACATGGAGAACATGCAGGTGCTCGTGCAGCTGAACAAGCAGGTCTGTGACCGGCGGAAGATCAGCGTCGAGGAGATCATCGAGACGGCACCGCGGAAGATCCGGGAACGCCGCCACTTCCGCGACTTCGAGAGCGAAGGCGATGCCAAGAAGGCGTTGATCACGTTCCTCCCGAAGAACCGGGAGAGCTACCAGAACCTTTTCCAGCTCGCCGAGCACGTCCGGATCGTCATCGTTCAGGGTATCGACGACATCGAGCGTGTGGTCGTCCGAAAGGAAGAAGGAGAGTATATCCTTTATACTGAAGGCTCCACCCTAAAAGATGTCTTTCAGGTTGAGGGAGTCGACACCGCCCGAACCCGAAGCAACAACATCAGCGAGATCGCCGACGTGCTCGGTATCGAGGCCGGCAGGAACGCAATCATCCAGGAAGCGCTGAGCACCCTGAACGAACAGGGTATCGGCGTCGATGTCCGTCACATCATGCTTGTGGCCGACATGATGTGCATGGAAGGGGAAGTGAAGCAGATCGGTCGCCACGGAATTGCCGGCGAGAAGGAGAGCGTTCTTTCACGAGCGGCATTCGAGGTGACGGTCAATCACCTGCTGGATGCGGCGATCGCAAACGAGGTGGACGAGCTGAACGGCGTGACCGAGAACGTCATCGTTGGTCAGCCCATCCAGCTCGGAACCGGTGATGTAAAACTCATTGCAAGGCCTGTAAATCTGTAAAACGAGGAGAATCGTAAATGGACTTTAATACTTCATTGCGCAAAGCTGTCAAAACAGGAAATGTGCTCCTTGGTCAGAACAAGACCAAAGACTGCATCCAGGAAGGCAAGGCCAAGCTTGTTGTCGTGGCCGAAAACTGCCCTGGAAACTTTAAAACCTTCATCAACGAACAGGATGAAACCCCCGTCTATGTCTATAGCGGGTCAAGCGTTCAACTCGGTAAAGCATGTGGTATGCCCTTTGTCGTCAGCGCGCTCGCAGTCATCGAGCCGGGAGAATCCGACATCCTGAATATCAAGAGAGTGTGACATGGCACAGGTTGTACTGACTGAAGAGTGCATGCGTCTCATCTCACAGTTCGAGAGCCTCACCGGAGCGGGGAGCCGTGACTGTATTGTGGACGACCGCAACGAACGCATCATCTTTGTGATCAACCCCGGTGATATGGGTCTTGCTATCGGAAAGAGCGGTGCGAGCATCAAGAAAGCCTCCGAAGCGATGGGGAAGCGGATCGAGGTTGTCGAGTACGCAAGCGATCCCGGACAGTTCCTGAAGAACTGCTTCCTCCCTGCGCAGGTTACCGGCATTGATTTCGACGAGGGCGATGAGGACGGCGAGTGCATCGCCATCGTCGATGTAAGGGATGAAGACCGTGGTCTTGCCATCGGCAAGGCCGGGAAGAATATCTTCAAGGCGAAGATTCTTGCCCAGCGGCAGCATGACATCGGTGATGTGCAGCTCGCCCAGAACGGCGATTCCTGATCTTATCATCTTTTTTTCTCTGTTGGCTTCCACCCAATGGAGGCGCCTGTTTTCTGACAGACCGATAGGTTCCGGGGCGGGGTTATCTTCCCCTGGTAGTATATTCCGGATCGTATACTGGGTAAATTATTTATATCTTGATATGCTTCATCTGCATTCGATGCAGGCAGGGAGTGCATCTGGTATTTCATCTGTTCTCCGGGAGTAGTTCCACCGTTTCACTGAAGCACCCTGCCGATCGGATATGGGATTGCATATGCTCAAACTGTTTGCGGTACTATCGGCATTTCTTGTGATATCCGGGATGACGGTCGCCCTGGGTGAGACCTTGCCGGCAGAAGAAGCGGGGATATGCCCGCTCTCCGGTGCCGTCGGCGTTCTTTGCCTGCACCTTCCTTCCTGCATGGTTCTGCAGGCAACTTCCCTTTTGACCGATGCCCTCACGGCGACTGATGATGACGATCTGGCTGAGAAGGATGCTGAAGATGGCGGTGATGACGGAGAAGACGAAGATGACGAAGACAACGAGGACGACACAGGGGATTGGGATGATGAAGATACCGGTATCGGGCGTGACGTTCCCCGGTCGCCCGGGCGTTCCGATGAGATCCATGCACGAAAGCCGCAGAAGCCGGAGCAGGACACACCTCCACCGACCGAGTGGCCGACGCCGGAATCCACTCCTTCTCAGGATCCGTCTCCTTCCGCGACGCCGACCCCGGAGCCCACGGCTTCTGTACCCGTCACAGAGCCTTCCCTCCCTCCGACGACTACGGCAACCCCGGATACGCCGCTGACGCAGCCTCCCACGACAACGCTCCCGACGCAGACTCCGACGGAGAGGCCGACGATGGAACCTACTGAAGCAGCGACGACGGTTCCGATGATTACGCCGACAGAAACCCCTACAGCGACCCCTACAGCGACCCCTACAGCGACCCCTACAGCGACCCCTACAGCGACCCCTACAGCGACCCCGACAAAGACTCCCGCTCCTCCGGTGGACACACCGACGGAAGCAGCCACCACGCCTGCAACGACTGTTCCGACGACAAAACCGACGGAGACGTTCACCCCGGCTCCTACGAGCACTCCGGGAGAAGAGATGACACCGACAGATATTCCTACGCCTCTCCCGGAAGGGACACCCGATCCGGAGGCCGTCGTTGGTGATGTCCCGGAGCCGGTTCAGTCGTCGTCCGGCGGGGGCGGTTCCATTGTCCGGAGTTCGCAGCCTTCTCTCACCGCAACACCGGGCACGCCCTCCGGTCAGCACCCCGCGGTCAGGGATGTGCCTGATCTTGCGACGCCTGCCCCGACTCTGGTCACCCGGCCGGGAGCAGATCAGGATCTCCTCCGCATCACGGGCATCGGGATCTACGAGTCGAATACGCCGGATACGGTGGCAATAACCGCCAACGGCACGAAGGTGGGATATCTTGCCCGTCTAATCGACGACGCTATGAGGGCTCCGGGGCATCAGCCGCGGGTGGCGTTTGAAGAGAGGACGTTCACCGTATCGGTGACGCTCGAGGCGAGGAACGTATCGTTCTCGGAGAGTACCCCGGTATACGTTGTCCTTATCCCCCCGGCGGAAGAGACCGGGATCTATCGGATAACCCGGACAGCAGCACCCGGGATTCTCGCGGCGGGCGAACGGAACGCCTGGCGTTTCTCTGTCACACCGCTCTCCGCGAGGCTGACGCTTGAGAACCTGACGTCTACCGAGACGGCGGGGATCACCAACCTGACCGGATACCCCGATCTCTTCACTTTCCGGGTAGTTGCTTTTACCGATGCATACGACGGTGTCGCGACCGCCGTATCTGATCCGGTCATCTCAGTCAGGCCGGCGGCGGCAGGTGCCGCGACCGTTCTCCTTCCTGACTACTACAGCCAGATGGAGGTCGGGACGACCCCGGTACTACAGGCATCCGAGACGCTGAACGCGGCCTGGCTGCGGGGGGTTGGTGAAGACGAGATACTGAACGTATCAGGTACGCGCCTTGCCGTGATACAAAGCCTCGGAAGAGAAGATCTGGAGTCCATCTATCTCGCTGAGTCGCCCGCACCGGCGATCCGGGAGGTCGGTATATCGCCCTTCGACACCATCGTTGCCGCTCTTGCAGGCACGGTGGCGTGGCTCCAGAGCACCTTCCACGCTCTCTTTGGCTGAATGCGGGGATGCCGGTATACCCGGCTTCACCCGGTTCTGAAGAGTTCCCAGACTTTCAGGAGCCCGAAACATCCGGTCAGCATCATGTCTCCGTAGGGTGCGGCCTGGTAGGCATCCGGGAGGAGGCGCTGGCGGTTCGGGCCGGTAGCGGCGATTATATCGGTGAGGAGCGGTTCTCTGACTGCTGCTCCGTGCCCGCCGTCCTCGAATATCTCTTCATTCGTCAGGAGGCCGTTCGCCAGCCTCCATAGGTAGTGCTGCAGTTTATGCGGGTCGAGTGATGCGGTGTGGTGCTCGAAGAAGCCGTAGATCTCATCGCCCTTCAGGGTGCAGCAGAGGGTGTGGCCGTTGCCGACGTTCACCAGGATGATGCCCTCGTCGTCTGCCCGGGCACGCACCCACGGGTCCTCGAGTGCTCCGATCAGGGCGACAGGGCCGGTATCGGTCACAAGGGCTCCCGGCACCTGTCTCCGGATCGCCGCCATTCTGGTCATATCGGGCGACGGTGTTTCCTCAACGAGGGAGGAGAGCCGCCAGCCGCCTGCGTCGAGCCGTTCACGGAGCAGCTCGAACCGTCGAAGCCGGTTGCTCCGGTGCGGCGAGTAGCCGTGGTCCTGGACGGCCACCGCGAGCCTTTCCGGGTACGTCACTGCAAACATCCCGAACGTCGCCCGGAGTTCTTCTGCCATGTAGTCGGTCAAAGATATCGGAACGGCGTCGGAGGGACGGCTGTGAACAATCCGGACGCCGAGCGATCTGACACGGGCAGGATCGTCGTAGATGGTCGCCGCCGCCTCGGGGGTTGCGTAGACGGCAAGCCCTGCCGCGAGGTGCTCGCACACCGCCGCCACGTTCGCTCCGCCGCCCATCAGGTGTCCCTCGAGGAAAACCGCTTCTCCGCGACGACGTGCCTGCCGGATCGCCTCCGCGACCACGACGGTCGGGGACGGGAGCACGAGTTTGATGCTGTTTTCTAGGGGTTGACCGGGCTCGTATACCAGAATGTCCTGTGTGCCCCTGCCGATGTCGATGGCAAGGAGGGGAGTATCGATCTCGTTCATGGTCTTCATCCGCATCCCCGGCACTGCTGCCCGCTCCTGCCGGGGTGATACTCATCCTCGTCCGGCCTGCCAGAAGAACCTATCGAAAAAAGTGCGGTGGTGGTGTTATGCGTTCGATCTGTTATCTGCCGCCGAAAAATCGGTATGTGCTTCGGTTGCCGCGCTCTCCCGCCGATACTCCTGGAACTCCTTGAGAGAGACGGTCAGATCCCTGGTGAAGGCGAAGTAGCCTATCTGGGTCGTGCGGCAGAGGTTCATCGCCATCTCCATCAGGCCTCTTGGGTCGGGGCGTGCTTCTCCAAGCCAGATGTGGAAGATATTGCCGCCGTCGACGATCGGGAAGAAGACGTGTTCGATCTCCATCCGTTTGGTGAGCGGGACGGGAGCTGCGGGGGTGACGTGAGTGCCGTTCGTGTAGTAGATGGGGAGGTCAAGTGTCGTGCCGAGCATCTCGAGCGCCTGCTCGGCGTCGCCCTTGATGACCTTGAGCGCGTGGTCGCGGAACCGCTCGTCCAGAAGATCTGCAACGGCGAACCGCTGTCCGGTCGTCTCGGCGGGTGTCCGCGCGAGGGCGATGGTCATGCCGTGACGCTCCGAGAGTTCGCGTGCGTACATTTCGAGCTCGGTCATTGCCCGGATGGCAAGCCTGAAGGCGTCCCTCGACTCGTGGAGCTGAGAGCCGGTGAAGTGCTGCACCATCTCGTTGACGCCGACAACTCCGATGGTGTAGACGAGCCCCTCGAGATCGACGGCAACCGCACCGCGCTCTCCGGTGTTCGGGTCTTTCGGGCGCTGCATGGCGAAGGGCATCCGGCCATTCGTCCGGATCAGCGACATCCACCGCCGCTTTATACGGTAGAGCTCGACGGCGGTGTCCATGAGCGCTTTGAGCTCGGCAAAGAGCCGATCCTGATCGCCTTCCGCCTTGTACGCCGCTCGCGGGCAGTTGATGGACATGACCTGCCAGGAGCCCATGGAGAAGTGCTTGCCGTCTCTGAAATAGAGTTTGTCCTCAAACTGGTCGTCCTTCTCGGCGACGGAGGAGAA
This sequence is a window from Methanoculleus taiwanensis. Protein-coding genes within it:
- a CDS encoding NusA-like transcription termination signal-binding factor translates to MAQVVLTEECMRLISQFESLTGAGSRDCIVDDRNERIIFVINPGDMGLAIGKSGASIKKASEAMGKRIEVVEYASDPGQFLKNCFLPAQVTGIDFDEGDEDGECIAIVDVRDEDRGLAIGKAGKNIFKAKILAQRQHDIGDVQLAQNGDS
- the rpoA2 gene encoding DNA-directed RNA polymerase subunit A'', whose protein sequence is MNGDMERRIDEADLPVKTKEDLKKSLIGKDVSEEQFTWILEMVFAEYRKTRIEPCEAVGVIAAQSIGEPGTQMTMRTFHYAGVAEINVTLGLPRLIEIMDARREPSTPTMAVYLLEDWAFNRDRAREVSWQIEAAPLHEFGDITIDMENMQVLVQLNKQVCDRRKISVEEIIETAPRKIRERRHFRDFESEGDAKKALITFLPKNRESYQNLFQLAEHVRIVIVQGIDDIERVVVRKEEGEYILYTEGSTLKDVFQVEGVDTARTRSNNISEIADVLGIEAGRNAIIQEALSTLNEQGIGVDVRHIMLVADMMCMEGEVKQIGRHGIAGEKESVLSRAAFEVTVNHLLDAAIANEVDELNGVTENVIVGQPIQLGTGDVKLIARPVNL
- a CDS encoding DUF1786 domain-containing protein, which encodes MKTMNEIDTPLLAIDIGRGTQDILVYEPGQPLENSIKLVLPSPTVVVAEAIRQARRRGEAVFLEGHLMGGGANVAAVCEHLAAGLAVYATPEAAATIYDDPARVRSLGVRIVHSRPSDAVPISLTDYMAEELRATFGMFAVTYPERLAVAVQDHGYSPHRSNRLRRFELLRERLDAGGWRLSSLVEETPSPDMTRMAAIRRQVPGALVTDTGPVALIGALEDPWVRARADDEGIILVNVGNGHTLCCTLKGDEIYGFFEHHTASLDPHKLQHYLWRLANGLLTNEEIFEDGGHGAAVREPLLTDIIAATGPNRQRLLPDAYQAAPYGDMMLTGCFGLLKVWELFRTG
- a CDS encoding 50S ribosomal protein L30e → MDFNTSLRKAVKTGNVLLGQNKTKDCIQEGKAKLVVVAENCPGNFKTFINEQDETPVYVYSGSSVQLGKACGMPFVVSALAVIEPGESDILNIKRV